In a genomic window of Gossypium arboreum isolate Shixiya-1 chromosome 9, ASM2569848v2, whole genome shotgun sequence:
- the LOC128280478 gene encoding uncharacterized protein LOC128280478: MIKLSSCFTFGDVDLVPTLEEYTTLLRCSKIQSHKAYIRPASVLTFTKKLVMITGMSEQWAVARVQQKGDSKCISWAILRDLISTHPDVKKKVDVLALSIYGMVIFPKALRYIDKAVADLFNRLGKQNTPVPAILTERIRSLNACRRTGEGRFIRCAQLLLVWFHSHFWKLDKDHCRVFFEGYSPLKEVVDMPRRDDISEERWIDILQNLRKEDVMWKAPWLVPSEVLYRCGSFNWVPLPGIWGVVGYTPLLVLRQYQARQFIPATQGLAQSDFSYKGDHYKKKMREISEAWKKPFCMKILTEGSTSTPEYKGWFMKRFNDNIPSPILGEARLLEENLRVIPSELEVVK; encoded by the exons atgatAAAGCTAAGCAG ttgctttacatttgggGATGTTGATCTtgtacctactttggaggagtatacgactttATTGCGTTGCTCGAAGATTCAGAGTCACAAGGCTTATATCAGGCCTGCTAGCGTTCTAACTTTTACGAAGAAGTTGGTAATGATtactgggatgagtgagcagtgggctgTAGCTCGTGTACAGCAAAAGGGTGATAGTAAATGCATTTCATGGGCCATTTTAAGGGATTTGATATCGACACATCCAGACGTGAAGAAAAAGGTCGACGTCCTAGCTTTGAGTATTTACGGTatggtgattttcccaaaggcGTTGAGGTATATAGATAAGGCAGTTGCGGATTTATTCAATCGACTTGGTAAACAGAACACACCTGTGCCCGCGATCCTAACTGAGAGGATAAGATCCTTGAATGCATGTCGAAGAACCGGTGAAGGAAGATTCATTAGATGTGCACAGTTACTGTTGGTCTGGTTTCATAGCCACTTCTGGAAGCTTGATAAGGATCATTGCCGAgtattctttgagggttattctccctTAAAGGAAGTTGTAGACATGCCTAGAAGAGATGACATTTCAGAAGAGAGGTGGATAGATATTCTTCAGAATCTTCGAaaggaagatgttatgtggaaggctccttggttggttcctagtgaagtcctTTACCGATGTGGCAGTTTCAATTGGGTCCCTTTGccaggaatttggggagttgttggatATACACCACTGCTTGTTCTAAGGCAGTATCAAGCAAGGCAGTTTATACCAGCTACACAGGGTTTAGCTCAGAGCGATTTCTCTTATAAAGGTGATCACTACAAGAAGAAGATGCGGGAGATttctgaggcttggaagaagcctttctGTATGAAGATCTTGACTGAAGGCTCGACGTCAACTCCTGAGTATAAAGGGTGGTTTATGAAGAGATTCAACGATAATATCCCTAGTCCGATTTTGGGAGAGGCTCGATTATTAGAGGAGAACTTGCGAGTGATCCCGTCGGAGTTGGAGGTTGTGAAGTAA